A single genomic interval of Bradyrhizobium japonicum USDA 6 harbors:
- a CDS encoding peptidoglycan recognition protein family protein, whose protein sequence is MMFRLLAAIFAALLIAPAAATDAELVKIARGSGTPDIPGLKMVWLAPWGDVRDAHPWRNIIVHQTEGPTGSARGGAAEQSKNPTRRGVTVWVETDGTVYWAVAENLVPTHGDGANRNDNKYIDNRSTYRQVVRDNSIGVEFAGNYPDVTAGPTEAQVAAWKVLVKVLRARYGIPLDHVYAHNWIDYKDARYCEGCWLATLARTWGE, encoded by the coding sequence ATGATGTTTCGCCTGCTCGCGGCTATTTTCGCCGCTCTCCTGATCGCTCCCGCCGCCGCAACTGATGCCGAACTCGTAAAGATCGCGCGCGGCTCCGGCACGCCCGACATTCCCGGCTTGAAAATGGTCTGGCTCGCGCCATGGGGCGACGTCCGCGACGCCCATCCCTGGCGCAACATCATCGTGCACCAGACCGAGGGGCCGACAGGCTCGGCGCGCGGCGGCGCGGCGGAGCAGTCGAAGAACCCGACGCGCCGCGGCGTCACGGTGTGGGTCGAGACCGACGGCACGGTCTATTGGGCGGTCGCCGAGAACCTGGTGCCGACCCATGGCGACGGCGCCAACCGCAACGACAACAAGTACATCGACAACAGATCGACCTATCGCCAGGTGGTGCGTGACAACTCGATCGGCGTCGAGTTCGCGGGCAACTATCCGGATGTCACCGCGGGCCCGACCGAGGCGCAGGTCGCGGCCTGGAAGGTCCTCGTGAAGGTGCTGCGCGCGCGCTACGGCATTCCGCTCGACCACGTCTATGCGCACAACTGGATCGACTACAAGGACGCCCGCTATTGCGAAGGCTGCTGGCTCGCGACGCTGGCGCGGACATGGGGGGAGTGA
- a CDS encoding GGDEF domain-containing protein: MLNVPTLWTVFIVNFLALGLIWAYVTRSYPKFAAARFWMASSFIGATGAMTALIRLFVASPLPLLVGAAGVIAASCLAAMGIQRFYDRPVSWRVMTATGMLSLAGVVFFMVGFEHMQLRMLSYTLGQALPLVLALRLLLAPPEGRVSPGARLSGIVILIIIGIFAVRTLGNLLGHDFSARAGGQAHGVMVLGLLFLSMTLNFGFLLMAMDRLRNEVADLALLDDLTGVANRRHLLQRLSEECARSERSGEPFSLLVIDLDGFKAINDTHGHAAGDACLQHFTLMAQTRLRPGDMLARTGGDEFCVVLPSSSLREAAAIARRVLDVCRQDAAGCTTRDIPIAISIGVAEWDRGVGRFPDRLIAHADHALYDAKKNGKNDFAVYDPAPPLSPEQPGLGEATRKFA; this comes from the coding sequence ATGCTGAACGTACCGACACTCTGGACGGTCTTCATCGTCAACTTCCTGGCGCTTGGCCTGATCTGGGCCTACGTGACGCGCTCCTATCCGAAATTTGCGGCCGCGCGGTTCTGGATGGCATCGTCGTTCATCGGCGCCACAGGCGCGATGACGGCCCTGATCCGCCTGTTCGTCGCCTCTCCCCTGCCGCTTCTTGTCGGCGCTGCCGGTGTCATCGCGGCGAGCTGCCTCGCCGCTATGGGCATTCAGCGTTTCTATGACCGGCCGGTCTCATGGCGCGTCATGACCGCAACGGGGATGCTAAGCCTCGCCGGCGTCGTGTTCTTCATGGTCGGCTTCGAGCACATGCAGCTGCGCATGCTCAGCTACACGCTCGGCCAGGCCTTGCCGCTGGTGCTGGCGCTGCGTCTGCTCCTGGCGCCGCCGGAAGGCCGCGTCAGCCCGGGTGCGCGGCTGTCCGGCATCGTCATCCTCATCATCATCGGGATCTTTGCGGTTCGCACGCTGGGCAATCTGCTCGGCCACGATTTCTCGGCACGCGCCGGCGGTCAGGCTCATGGCGTCATGGTGCTGGGCCTCCTGTTCCTGTCGATGACGCTCAATTTCGGCTTCCTGCTGATGGCGATGGATCGCCTGCGCAACGAGGTCGCCGACCTCGCGCTGCTCGACGATCTCACCGGCGTCGCCAACCGGCGGCATTTGTTGCAGCGCCTGTCCGAGGAATGCGCCCGGTCCGAGCGCAGCGGCGAGCCGTTCTCGCTGCTGGTGATCGATCTCGACGGCTTCAAGGCCATCAACGACACCCATGGTCATGCCGCGGGCGATGCCTGTCTCCAGCACTTCACCCTGATGGCGCAGACGCGGCTGCGGCCGGGCGACATGCTGGCCCGCACTGGCGGCGACGAGTTCTGCGTCGTGCTGCCGTCCTCGTCCCTGCGCGAGGCTGCCGCGATCGCCCGCCGCGTGCTCGACGTCTGCCGCCAGGACGCCGCGGGCTGCACAACCAGGGACATCCCGATCGCGATCTCGATCGGCGTTGCCGAATGGGACCGCGGCGTCGGCCGGTTTCCGGACCGACTCATCGCCCATGCCGACCACGCCCTCTATGACGCCAAGAAGAACGGCAAGAACGACTTTGCCGTCTACGATCCGGCCCCGCCGCTCTCGCCTGAGCAGCCTGGGCTCGGCGAGGCCACGCGCAAATTCGCCTAG